Part of the Diabrotica virgifera virgifera chromosome 6, PGI_DIABVI_V3a genome, ctttagttctcgagatatttctaataggccctttatttgcctcaccctgtatattacaacACTTGCATCAAGTGGGGTGGCTTCTTGTCTAATCATGCTTCTTGCCTAATAAATCTCCTTATTACAATTCCCCTCTATTCGTCCCTGTTTGTAACTCTTTCTTCCCAACCAATAACTCCCTTATTCCTGAGATCTTCCTGTACACTATCAAACCAACTTTTTCTGTGCCTTCCTTTCCACCTTTTCGTGATTGGGCCCCGTTTTAGGATAATCTTTGACATCCTCTTACTTTCCATTCTCATCACGTGTCCCATCCATCTCGCTCTCTCTCTGCTTTTATAAAGCGACTGATGCTTGGTTCGTTATACAGTTCTTCTAATTCCCCTGTTTATTCGTCGTACCGTCGTTCGTCATTTTAACAGCTGGCAACCCTTTGCGGCCATCGTTTCAGAGGTAACCTTATCGTATTCGAACAAAGCATTAgctttaattttatataaaaaaaaaacatgcaaTTTCTAttcttaaatttctataaaaatgtgattttaattaACTAACTTCTGAACTTAGTGaataggggagaccggggctgGTTGACGCACCGGGTTGGTTGACGCAGTGCGATTTTCTTAAAACTAAGAAACTTAGCAATCACGCGTTTACACAAGTTCCAAGGCTCCCCATAAACCGCACTCTCGGAAGGTAGTTTTAGTTTGGTGCGATAACTAATAGGGTGTACAGAGTAGTGTAGTATTTTTACAGTCAtgagtaaatttttattatcatatattttttgttcTATAAATCCCATTTTTAAAGATAATAACTCGTTCTTTGATTTTTATTGAAGCTTGGAACTACTACTATAAGATACAATCattatattttccaaaaattaattaatatagagTCGATTACCATAAATATTCAAACATGTGCTCTGGGGCTGGTTGACGCATTCGATGAGGGACTGGTTGACGCATGCGTAAACCTTCCCCGAGCATAAATATAGTTTTACTGATTTGACATTTTGCTTTAGAAAATGCGTTCTTTTAAAAGGAAGTCCGAAAAAGGTAAAACAACACCAGATATTATGTTAAGAGCAGTTAGTGAGATAAAATACATATATGGAAAATCCATAACAGGGACTACGAAAGAGAGAACCTTCAAGTTTTGAAAATCCCACAAAACTGTCAAACCAATCCAACGAACAGCTGTAACCAGAGTGTTTGAAGGAACTTGATGCTcccaaaaatattgaaatatcTTTGAGCAAACCTGATGAAGGATCGAAGTTGTACTCAAAAGAACTTGATCCTTCGAAAAGTAATACTACAACAAAAATCAATGCAAAATCAAAAAGAGAACTCTCCTCCGCTGAGTCCGTTCATTTTGAAACCACTACCAAAGGCAGCGGCTAGAAATCAGGATGCAAAATATAAAAGAAAGAAGCGAGAGGTAGTAATTTTAACCGACACTCCAATAAAGAAAAGCTCTTGAAGAAGTGTAAAATAGTAAAACTCTTAAAGAGAAGCATTTGCCCAGATATGAAAGCAGAATCAAAGAAACGAAAAAAGAGGAAAGTTGTTAAAGATATAGACTCGGAGGGTGAAGAATGCTTCTGTCCCTTTTTTAGACACGTATCAAAATAGCGCTTCATAAGAAAAGTGGATACAATGTAGTATGTATGTAGTTGCAAAAAGTGGGCACACAAAGCTTGTGCTGGTGATActggattttttttttatttgcataaattGTAAAGTCGACTAACTATCTGAAATTAAGTTTACTTACAGAATATCTATTTGGTCATATAGTTTTTATTTAcggaccaataatgacatacgcgacagaaacacgacccgacacagagaggacaaaaagattgctcgaaacagcggatatgataacccttcgaaaaatcgattgtaagactctatgggacagagctagaagtacagatatacgacggagatgcaaggtggataacattaataactgggtaagaaacagaaaaatagaatggaatgaccacataagccgaatgacaacaaatagggtagtcaggacagcgagggacagttccccaataggaagacgatcagtgggaagaccacgaaaacgatggaacgacaacttactagaggcacattgaaaaacagacagagtcatgtctataaaaaatgaagaagaaaaagaagaagaagaagtttttatttaaatatttttcaataaataaaaaaatgatttatcacttttattttatttaaaatttggttgcACTTAAAcgtaaaaaaaagaaaatattttattctgTTGGTATTATACCTAATTTATTATTTGAGTTAAATTTAGATTCTAGAACTTTTAATACACCAacgtttttcatgaataatttggtttttgtttattattttgttgttttgttaCTTTATAGCGTCAACCAACCCCGTGTGTTGCTTCAACCAACCCCGTGGCGGGGCTGGTTGGCGCACAATGACATACATTTTTCTTTCTCAAATTGAACATAAAGTACCGTCtgtaagatgtttatttttacaatatctCTTGCgcaaaagattaaattttcataTATTGAGCAAAAAGTTGTACTAAATCTTTTAATTTAGCATCTAggtacaaaaatgtaaaaaatgcgtCAACcagccccggtctcccctatGCAGTGGGATCTCGTACTATTTTAAAATGATCAAATTTTTGATCATAATGTAAATTtttacaatttctttaaaaagTTGTTATTTCCAGTTAGCactaatatttaatattatcttACTTCCTCTGTATTTCCCGACGGACattaatttttgttaaacaactaAGTACTTACTGTAATTAAGATTGGTTTTACCCTCTGTTCGTTATATTCGTATTATCGTTGATTGATGAAATATATTATTTCAATCAACGGCATTATAATAATAACATAGTAGAACATTTAtcattataatatttaatataacacttatcattataataatatagtaGAACATTTTTCCAGAATAAACAATACAGTATGTAGAAacagataataaaataattttattgatatagAAACAagctataataatatttttaatagataAAAATGCAGTACAAAGTAAGTACAGTATTATGGTATAAAACCTTTGTTATTATAAGATTGTTTATCACATTTTTGTTGTTCTAAATTTTCCTTAGATATTGAAGTATTTGATACAACTTCTCCTTTTAATATCATTTGAATTTCTTCCAAAGTCTTTCCCTTAGTCTCTGGTATATAACATAAAGTAAAAATTACTGTACAAAAGCAGGAACAAGCAAATATAAAGAAAGGTACCTGTATACCAAACGCATGCCTTAATCCATGATAAATTTGAAGACTAATGACACAAAATCCTACATAGCTAAGGTCAGATAACGTCATTCCAAATGCTTTTACTTTTGCCGGAAATAGCTCAGCCGTCATAACCACAGGAACTAAGCCTATACCAAATTTAAAAGATGCGGCGTAAAGTAATACCATGGCGAGGGGTAACCAACTGAAAGATTCAGTATCTACCCCGGAATTCTTAAGTGTGAAATAGATTGCTATTACTATAAGAGTAGTACCGGCCATTACACCTGAGATACAAAGTAACATTCTTCTACCAAAATTATCAATAGCCAACGAAGCGGACATCGCTGCGATAAACATAATTGCAGAAAAAAGTATAGCCCCTGTATAAGCAGGAACGTATGTAGAACCTGCTTCTTCCAAAATAGATTGAAGATTCATTAACATTACGCTGATACTACTCATGTGTTGAGAACTATTTAGCATTACCATTATAATTAATGCTTTTCTATTGCTGGATATTAAAATCAAATCTTGAAATCTACCTTTCTCACTTTTTTGACGTTCAATAGCTACCGTTATATCTCGCAATTCATCTTCTATGTCGTCTCTTTTTCGAAGTTTTTTAAGCGACTGTTTAGCttcttcatatttatttttgtatagtAGATAATATGGTGATTCTGGCTGAAATAGGAAAATTATTAATCCGATAAGATTTATTAGGACTCCTAATAAGCATGGAACCCATATAGGTACGAATGGTCCAACGCAGTATACAATCAGTATtcctaaaataaaaaagaaaaatataaattatatctAAACTTTACCTatgtaaaatatataatataaaaaatgtttatgaAACAACTAAAGTATCAAAGACGtctataatttataattatttttgattatttataAAGATCAGTCGGAACAACAACATGAACCAATGTTGTGTTTTCTTTTAATGGAACGCCCTCTATATTAAATCATTCTTGATTATCTATTGTTTTCAAAACTACGAAGAGTTTTAATAAGGTTTTATAGGTGTATAGTtgataattttcgaaatatttacacaGCTATTGGGAAAATGGTGATATTTAAAGAGATGTGGATTAGGTTTCAAACGTAGGTAAGTATTATTATTGTGAAGGGCATGTCAAAGTTTTTCTAGTAAagtgtaatttttaaattatttaatatcTTTGACATCTAGCCATATAATATACATGGTGATCACCATGTTCAAACACAAAACTTTCTCATTGCCTCACCcattttataaccgagttacagggtgttttatcgattttgccccgATTTTTTCTGGATCCATAACTTTCGAACCACCCGGTATATTTTCTTGATATTTGGTACACTTATGTCTTATTTAGGACCCAAACCACTCAATTAATAATGACAAGTAAAATCGAGGTCCggactaaaaaaaaatataaaatcattGTGACCATGAAACAACAccttgtatattgaaattttcagaatCCGTTTGCATATGTATTTGAAAAGAGTACAAAAAAGTGAATTTATAAGTTTGGTTTAATTTTTtacggattaacaaaaaaatataaagtaactGTGACCTTGAAATAACACTCTTTATATTGGCATTTTCAAAAtctgtttgcacatttgaaaagagcacgaAAACTAAGTTGAATGGTTTGCTTCCatttttttgtgcagacaattccCTAATTCGACAATTTACGCAACAAGACAAATAAATCGAGaagtaagaaaaagaaaaaatgttgttttctAATGAAATAGTACATAATATCAATGAAAAAATCAACTTTctaaaaaatttcattattttgatCAGACAAATAAAGACAGTTAGTCaattaaaatagaaaaatactgcatgacttgtacacacttctatataaatcaaaacggGATCTGGTTTTCAAAAAGCTGATAGTGTGTAGAGAAAGATTTTTTACACactattaattttttgaaaacaaTCAATTAAAAGGCTGGAGAACtgtattaaaattaaaacatgtttctCCTATTACTTCATTTTTAGGTTTACTTCATTTTAAGGAAGATGATTactacagtccctggccataatattatgaccacctatcaatttttacaaaaatcaactattccactaggtacgttttgtttaaaatatgatttttaaatttaattttgttatgcaatgttGATTTTATGCATTAACTAAGATATATTTAACAATAAACagtaataaaatatttgaaaatattacatatttatatttttttaatattttgttgaacttctgaccttaatcagatggaaaatatttgggagcttttaaaacgagaaatttccgatgaaaaggtcactaacgaagttgttttgattaaagaactaatatatcATTGAAACAACAATGacaaatttaagcaaaaaaaatttaactggaTTCAAAAtatgccaagacgggtactagcggtaaCCAAAGTTAGAGGGAgctcaacaaaatattaagaaaatacaaatatgtgatatttttaaatggtttattgctgtttattattaaatgtattatatttaataataaacaccaataaaacatttaaaaatatcacatatttttattttttcaatattttgttgagccacctttaactttgattaccgctTGTATCCGTATTGGCATaatttgaatgcagttaaattttttttgcttcaatttctcattgtggtttcaatgatatgttagtcctttaatcaaaacaatttcgttagtgaccttttcataggaaatttctcgttttaaaaactcccaaatattttccatctgattaaggtcagaagttcaacaaattattaaaaagtatctccttctttcttcttcttcagcctgtgttcgtccactgctggacataggcctcttccatttacttccatcgatttctactcttggcaattctcatccactgtttgcccgtgacttgtttgatatcatctgcccacctcttctgcggtctgcctactcctcgcctgttctctcttggtctccagtttgttagtctctgtgtccatttttcgggattatctcgggcaacatgtccgacccattgccacttgagccttgctatacgttctgcgacatcagtaatctttgttctttcacgaatgtcgatatttcgaattttgtctctcaaactaatccctagcatggccctctccatcgctctttgagttgtactgagctgctctaaggttttctttgtaaaggccgTGTTCTCCAGTCCATgtgtagttacaggcaagataaatttgtcataaactctacgttttagacacattggtatatctctattcttcaagataaagcttaacttgccgaaagctacccaagacaattgtatgcgtctttttatttcggctatttggttttctttgccgattttaatggtatgttcaatatatatattatagtggtctacattttcaagactgacgttgtcaataacaagattagtttgtacattactcattattttttttctaaagattcattttgagacctattttatttgactgctggtttagttccttcatcatttgctccagttccttgatatctgtactgaataatactatgtcgtccgcaaatctcaaatgactcaaacgtacaccatcaatgtttagacctttttcctcccagtcgagctgtttgaatacattttccaatgctaaggtaaaagttttggtgaaatagtattaccttgtctaatacctttaccaaggcgtatttttcggttttttggtcttcattgattttgatgtggaatgtggcctgttcataaatgtttttaTTGAGTGTAGTGTACCGTGAGTCTATTCGAGCATCTCTTAGGgctgacaaaaaaaattatataaacatgtaatactttcaaatgttttattcgtgtttattattaaatataatatagttaatgtataacattaacattacataacaaaattaaatttaaaaatcatattttatacAAAACTTACCTAATGGaatagttgagttttataaaaattcctaggtggtcataataatatggccaagGACTGTATATACTGCCAGAAAATTTTATTTAACCCAGTACTTATTGTATTTAAATAGTGGCAGAAAAAATAGTGACCGAAAAAGTAATGATTTATGTTCTCTTAGTTAATCCTACCTGTCAACATCATGATATATATAAGACTTGCCAAAAATCCTCTAATCTTTTGATCAGCAATTTCAGCAATGTACATGGGAGCTGCAACGAATGCCATATCACCCGCCATTCCAGAACAAAATCTGGCAGCATAAATATATTCAATTTTAGGTGCCGTTGCCATCACAATCCAAGCCAAGGCAGTGACAATAATTGACGTAATTAGAGATTTTTTTCTGCCTACTTTATCGACTAAGTACATTGTAGCCGGAAGACCACAGCACGCTCCAATCATTAGAACAGATTCCAGCCATTCAGCCTGCTCAGGTGTTACCTTCAGTGGAGAGTGTTCAGAGAGAAGAACTGGAATTGTCGGGGAAGTCCAGCCATATTGCATGCCATCAGATATGGCGGAAATTGttcctaaaaatataaataaatttattatagttattttcctaacaagtgcagaaagtcattcttttccgcacgctactgcagtttgccgaacgatgCGAAGCGGGAggtcggcaagcagtcgagtgcggaaaagagactttctgcaagagttaggagcaatatttttttaagagtctttaaaaaattaccaaatcttcaattaatttaattaatatgaaaatacatacacaaattaattctttgacaaggttgtcaaaaccaaactttcaatataattagttagcatgacgacgatcttggtttccatgacgatgattcaaaacgactgttattgtctaccgatttgagtTTCGAacattatgtcaaaataattttatttcatcgaattgtcgcgttaatttcattaaaacaggaacaccataagatatatttgaaataaattagtaaataatatctaaatattagtttattgcatgtattataattactttaaggccatattaacatatctaagttaacacgcgtgcggaaaagtaaaaaccgcgtgcggaaaagtaacacgcgtgcggaaaagtgaaactttctaaactaaaatgcgtgcgcgaaagtagacatttttgcacgctcgtagaaaaaatattttaacgttttaactattattaatataatagCTGGAGAATATGATATACTACGCTTATTTGTAAATCAATATTAATAATGTGTAATACACGGTATATAGAAATGTTCATGAGTAGTACAGATTATTTTATTTGCTGACAGCGTAAtaattattagtcctgtcgccagtgggggtacaacagcctccttaattcagatggacttacccaagttttttctatgtattttgacccgtagaacacgaattttttgggtaatag contains:
- the LOC114332335 gene encoding facilitated trehalose transporter Tret1-like; translation: MLLPGSVTDKFRGTFPQILAAVSGTISAISDGMQYGWTSPTIPVLLSEHSPLKVTPEQAEWLESVLMIGACCGLPATMYLVDKVGRKKSLITSIIVTALAWIVMATAPKIEYIYAARFCSGMAGDMAFVAAPMYIAEIADQKIRGFLASLIYIMMLTGILIVYCVGPFVPIWVPCLLGVLINLIGLIIFLFQPESPYYLLYKNKYEEAKQSLKKLRKRDDIEDELRDITVAIERQKSEKGRFQDLILISSNRKALIIMVMLNSSQHMSSISVMLMNLQSILEEAGSTYVPAYTGAILFSAIMFIAAMSASLAIDNFGRRMLLCISGVMAGTTLIVIAIYFTLKNSGVDTESFSWLPLAMVLLYAASFKFGIGLVPVVMTAELFPAKVKAFGMTLSDLSYVGFCVISLQIYHGLRHAFGIQVPFFIFACSCFCTVIFTLCYIPETKGKTLEEIQMILKGEVVSNTSISKENLEQQKCDKQSYNNKGFIP